A region of Salvelinus alpinus chromosome 6, SLU_Salpinus.1, whole genome shotgun sequence DNA encodes the following proteins:
- the lrpap1 gene encoding alpha-2-macroglobulin receptor-associated protein, which translates to MKFGCLFAVLCLAVGAIAGKYSREMNDQKPSMDGKNTVEFRIAKLNQVWEKAIRMQLPPVRQAELHSDLKIQEKDELQWKKTKADGMDENGEREAKLRRGFNVILAKYGMDGKKDTRPLESNNLKDHDFRQGDMFDDPRLDKLWNKAKSSGKFSEEEMQSLMREFQHHKDKISEYNIVMDTVSRTEEIHKNVISPLEGEVKEHVLHQKHTDLKDKMRDLNQGFERLRKLSHEGFSEDSEFKEPRVIELWEMAQRANLTGDELDSLKEELKHFETKVEKHSHYQEQLELSHQKLRHVEALGDNDHILRNQERYNNLAEKTREMGYKMKKHMQDLNSKISRKGLDRNEL; encoded by the exons ATGAAGTTCGGTTGTTTATTCGCGGTGTTGTGTCTCGCAGTCGGGGCGATTGCAGGAAAGTATTCTAGAGAAATGAACGACCAGAAACCGTCCATGGACGGCAAGAACACGGTGGAATTTAGGATAGCTAAACTCAACCAAGTGTGGGAGAAGGCGATCAGG ATGCAGTTGCCCCCAGTGCGTCAGGCagagctccacagtgatctgaaGATCCAGGAGAAAGATGAACTACAGTGGAAGAAGACTAAGGCAGACGGGATGGatgagaacggagagagagaggccaagcTACGACGTGGCTTCaacg TGATCCTGGCTAAGTATGGGATGGATGGGAAGAAGGACACCAGACCTCTAGAATCTAACAACCTGAAGGACCATGACTTCAGACAAGGAGACATGTTTGACGACCCCAGACTGGACAAACTGTGGAATAAg GCTAAGAGTTCCGGTAAGTTCTCCGAGGAGGAGATGCAGAGTCTGATGAGGGAGTTCCAACACCACAAGGACAAGATCAGCGAGTATAACATCGTCATGGATACCGTCAGCCGCACGGAGG AGATCCATAAGAATGTGATTTCTCCATTAGAAGGGGAAGTTAAAGAACATGTCCTGCATCAGAAACACACCGACCTGAAGGACAAGATGAG agatctGAACCAGGGCTTTGAGCGCCTGAGGAAACTCAGCCACGAGGGCTTCAGCGAGGACAgcg AGTTTAAGGAGCCCAGGGTGATAGAGCTGTGGGAGATGGCACAGAGAGCCAACCTGACTGGGGATGAACTGGACTcgctcaag gaggAACTGAAGCACTTTGAGACCAAGGTGGAGAAGCACAGCCACTACCAG gaGCAGTTGGAGTTATCCCACCAGAAGCTGAGACATGTAGAAGCTCTAGGAGACAACGACCACATTCTGAGAAACCAGGAGAGATACAATAACCTGGCAGAGAAGACCAGAGAGATGGGGTACAAG atgAAGAAGCACATGCAGGATTTAAACAGCAAGATCTCCCGTAAAGGACTCGACCGTAACGAACTGTAA